The Aeromonas encheleia genomic sequence TGAGCAGCACCACGCAGATGACCGGGTAGCGACCGCCGAGGGAGGCGTCGAAGCTGTAGATGGGATAGCCTTCGGCTTCCAGCGCGGCGATGGAGGCCTTGATCCCGGGGTAGCGATCGATGACCTCGCTCGGGATCTCGGGCAGGCTGATGGCCTCGGCGATGATCTTGTTCTTCACGTGGCGCTCGAACACCTCGGACAGCCCCTGGGTGCGGGCCTCGGTCTTGGTGTTGCCGGCACTCATGCCGTTGGAGACATAGAGGTTGCCGATGATGTTCATCGGGATGTAGACGGTGTGGTGATCGGACTGACGCTCGAACGGCAGGGCGACGATGCCGCGGTCCTCATTGCCCGACTGCAGATCCACCAGCATGTCGGCGGTCACCTCACCATCCGGGTTGTAGAACTTGCGGGTGAAGCTGTCGAGCAGGCCGGCCGGCAGCTGATCGCCCTCGATGGGGAACCACTTCTCGTTCGGGTAGTGGACGAAGTCGCCGTTGGCTACCTGCTCGCCCAGATAGAAGTCGGCGAAGAAGTAGTTGGTGGAGAGCCGCTCGAAGTACTCGCCAAGGGCCGAGGCCAGGGCCGCCTTCTTGCTGGCGCCTTTACCGTTGGTGAAGCAGAGGGCGCACTCCTTGTCCCGGATGTGCACGGACCAGACATTGGGCACGGGGTTGAGCCAGGAAGCCTCTTCGATATCAAACCCCAGGGCCTGCAACTTGGTCTGGAAGCGTTCGATGGAGTCTTCCAGTGCCGCGTCCTTGCCGGGAATAAAAGTGTGGTCGGTCATCACAATATCCTGATTTTTATTGGCTCATGTTTGGTCGCAGATAATAGCATGAGTCGAAAGAGATGCGGCCTAGACAATGGCGCAGCTCGCGCTCTTTTCAGTGCCTGAAAGGGGGGAGGACAAGTCAGCCGTGCCTGTTGGTACAGGGGAAAGGCGCGAGGCCGGCTGGCCCTCATTAGGATTGCTTAATGGGATTAAGAAAAAGTAGGTTTTATTCTATCTGGCTGTTCTGCATGATGTTTCCACTTGTTCCAGAGTGAGCTGCGCGCAACACCTATTACCGCAGCGGCACCTTGAATCACCTTTATTATCGGCTCGGCCGTTGATCACGAATTGGGAGTATCTATGCCATCCATGACACCGCGAGTGGGGTCTGACATTACCAAGCTGGCCCCCGGCTTCAGAGCCCTAAGCATCCTGGTCGATGCGGCTACCATCACCAACATGAGCGTTGGTTCTCATGCGCTGCAGCGGGCTTGCCAGTCAGTCGCGGCGGGAGGCGCGCCCTGGGCGGAGGCGCACCTGGCGGCGTGGGCTGAGGTGTTCAAGCAGTTTGGCGCCAAACCACAGCGAACCCCTTGTTCGGCAGAAGCCCTGCGCAAGAGAGTATTGCGGGATGGCGAGCTGCCGAGCATCGATCCCATCGTCGATCTCTACAACGCCATTAGCATCGAGTATGCCATTCCCGTCGGTGGGGAAAATCTGGTTGCCTATGAGGGGGTACCGCGCTTGGTGGTGGCGGATGGCAGCGAACTGTTTGACACCATGAAAGAGGG encodes the following:
- a CDS encoding B3/B4 domain-containing protein; protein product: MPSMTPRVGSDITKLAPGFRALSILVDAATITNMSVGSHALQRACQSVAAGGAPWAEAHLAAWAEVFKQFGAKPQRTPCSAEALRKRVLRDGELPSIDPIVDLYNAISIEYAIPVGGENLVAYEGVPRLVVADGSELFDTMKEGLPAHETPEPGEVVWRDDKGVTCRRWNWRQGVRTRLSVESEQMWFILESLPEMPLAALQEAGDRLIAGLLAMMPGARIEQELIGCQSGA